A genomic window from Oceanobacillus timonensis includes:
- a CDS encoding ATP-grasp domain-containing protein, which translates to MEENRFLKSLDHPIPQKANDYMLSSYSIILEAWRRGLKISFRIVKEGTGNFETDYVISDGNRKHHFSATRGDLVSKQTKDLTKNKLVTKEILQKKKVSTPGGRDFDADVSDSDIIKYASEIDYPLVVKPLAGTGGRGVIAGIRNEEELIEALNYVRVKLKFPHIILEKYFTGEDYRLYVLDGKVIGALKRVKANVIGDGKSTVRQLINQKNIERAKLPSLTNRKIKIDDELKNMLRREGYDLKSVIPNGELVYIKSKNNVSAGGDSIDVTDKLSDNIKQIAVDAVNAFDDLPQCGVDLMINEESDTGVVIELNTRAHITQHLFPMKGQARDIPSDLIDFYFPETINYNREGAQKFFLDFNFIFDACMNGNATDIKLPVLPTEALTLTRYVISGCDYTEAFADRVQRLAAYNARVNGYIKPLNNGDISIIVGSSQKRINDFHTRLEKYVKRVSKSATITEKKRSSPIMHGFHIESTNEETVDNNKGNSKEKSVLDKYMKDYAKLKSDYQNAVNRLAKYERDERTLELTQRQNKQLKKRLQQMEESNSWKMTKPIRAFTEKLKK; encoded by the coding sequence ATGGAAGAAAATCGATTTCTAAAAAGTTTAGACCACCCCATACCCCAAAAAGCAAATGATTATATGTTAAGTTCCTATAGCATTATATTAGAAGCTTGGAGAAGGGGATTGAAAATATCCTTTCGCATTGTAAAAGAAGGTACTGGAAATTTCGAAACAGATTATGTAATTTCTGATGGCAATAGAAAGCATCACTTCAGTGCTACACGGGGAGATTTAGTTTCTAAACAAACCAAAGATTTAACTAAAAACAAATTAGTTACGAAAGAAATTTTACAAAAGAAGAAAGTATCTACACCGGGTGGACGAGATTTTGACGCTGATGTTAGTGACTCTGATATAATAAAATACGCTTCCGAAATCGATTATCCCCTAGTAGTAAAGCCCTTAGCTGGAACCGGCGGCAGAGGAGTTATTGCTGGTATTCGAAATGAAGAGGAATTAATTGAAGCGTTAAATTATGTACGTGTTAAATTAAAATTTCCTCATATTATTTTAGAAAAGTATTTTACTGGAGAAGATTATCGTTTATATGTATTAGATGGCAAAGTCATTGGTGCATTAAAAAGAGTAAAAGCAAATGTTATTGGAGACGGTAAAAGTACAGTAAGGCAGCTAATTAATCAGAAGAACATTGAACGTGCCAAACTTCCATCACTAACAAACCGTAAAATAAAAATCGATGATGAACTTAAAAATATGCTTCGTAGAGAGGGCTATGATTTAAAATCTGTCATACCAAATGGAGAATTAGTTTATATTAAATCAAAAAATAACGTATCTGCTGGCGGAGACTCTATTGACGTTACTGATAAACTATCTGACAACATCAAACAAATCGCTGTAGATGCGGTAAATGCTTTCGATGATCTGCCTCAATGCGGTGTAGATTTGATGATTAATGAAGAAAGTGATACTGGCGTTGTTATTGAACTTAATACACGTGCACATATCACGCAGCATTTATTCCCAATGAAAGGACAAGCTAGAGATATACCATCTGATTTAATTGATTTCTATTTTCCTGAAACTATTAATTACAATCGGGAAGGTGCTCAAAAGTTCTTTTTAGATTTCAACTTCATTTTCGATGCTTGTATGAATGGAAATGCAACTGATATAAAACTACCCGTACTACCTACAGAAGCTTTAACTCTTACTCGCTACGTCATTAGCGGTTGTGATTATACGGAAGCTTTTGCAGATCGCGTTCAACGTTTGGCAGCATATAATGCACGTGTTAATGGTTATATTAAACCTTTAAATAACGGAGACATTTCTATTATTGTCGGCTCAAGTCAAAAAAGAATTAATGATTTTCATACTAGACTTGAGAAATACGTAAAAAGGGTTAGCAAGTCTGCAACAATTACAGAAAAGAAACGCTCTAGTCCTATTATGCATGGTTTTCATATTGAATCGACAAATGAAGAAACTGTCGATAATAACAAAGGTAACTCTAAAGAGAAATCTGTTCTCGATAAATATATGAAAGATTATGCTAAACTAAAGTCTGACTATCAAAATGCCGTCAACCGTTTAGCAAAATATGAGCGGGATGAACGTACTTTGGAACTTACCCAACGACAAAATAAACAGTTAAAGAAACGACTACAGCAAATGGAAGAAAGTAATTCTTGGAAAATGACGAAACCCATTCGAGCATTTACTGAGAAATTAAAAAAATAG
- a CDS encoding acylphosphatase codes for MKSQEAELLPDLTKTVVKDITGFQLCSYAVALEGWRRGLELKWYKDETSVCKLHRLNSTTHGKFFSLSDGEKVHYFLRSRGDKVVNKTVRICQNKEKTKSYMRKNNVPVPSGEALESDEDIINYANEVGYPVIIKPLNGSMGVGVYTNIADEESLKSILKEVRSTYSYRRYLVEKHYDGNEYRIYVVGDKVIGATNRIPANVIGNGTDTIEELIEVKNEERKKNPYLAPKPIKADYEVKYMLERVGYTLTSVPKEGEQIYLREKSNLSSGGDPIEATDELSDEVKQIAIDSLKALPSIPHAGVDIIVDSKDNRKGVVLEVNATAEIAFHLFPLEGKAKDIPGAIIDYYFPETAGAEKTHFYFDYLSILEPIKTGAIEEIKVDKTPLNKKYAKKYTATGKLNRVGYMSKIKRYALERNLYGYAKKIDDNTVDIYLVGESQEELNAFKDYVKKGSKKSVVKNIKEKDLELSSRPRKTGFKVIV; via the coding sequence ATGAAATCTCAAGAAGCAGAACTTTTACCAGATTTGACAAAAACAGTCGTGAAAGATATAACAGGCTTTCAACTATGCTCTTATGCAGTAGCTTTAGAAGGTTGGCGAAGAGGCTTAGAATTAAAATGGTATAAAGATGAAACAAGTGTATGTAAACTGCACCGGTTAAACAGCACCACACATGGAAAATTTTTCTCTTTAAGTGATGGAGAAAAAGTGCATTATTTTCTACGTTCAAGAGGAGATAAAGTTGTCAATAAAACGGTGCGAATTTGTCAAAATAAGGAAAAAACCAAATCATACATGCGAAAAAATAATGTACCAGTTCCTTCAGGAGAAGCATTAGAAAGCGATGAGGATATTATTAACTATGCGAATGAGGTTGGTTATCCTGTTATTATAAAACCTTTAAATGGAAGCATGGGAGTTGGAGTGTACACAAATATAGCTGATGAAGAATCGTTAAAAAGTATTCTGAAGGAAGTAAGGTCAACGTATTCTTATCGTCGTTATTTAGTGGAGAAACATTATGATGGCAATGAATATCGCATTTATGTTGTCGGTGACAAAGTGATTGGCGCAACAAACAGAATTCCGGCTAATGTCATAGGAAACGGGACAGACACAATTGAAGAGTTAATCGAAGTTAAAAATGAAGAAAGAAAAAAGAATCCATATCTGGCACCTAAACCGATAAAGGCAGATTATGAAGTGAAATACATGCTTGAGAGAGTTGGTTATACATTAACGAGTGTTCCTAAAGAAGGAGAGCAAATTTATTTAAGGGAAAAAAGCAATCTTTCTTCTGGTGGAGATCCGATTGAAGCAACAGATGAACTTTCAGATGAAGTTAAACAAATTGCCATTGACTCATTGAAAGCACTTCCTTCTATTCCGCATGCAGGTGTCGATATTATTGTGGATTCTAAGGATAATAGAAAAGGTGTAGTATTAGAAGTGAATGCCACTGCGGAGATTGCTTTTCATCTATTTCCACTGGAGGGGAAAGCAAAGGATATTCCTGGGGCAATAATAGATTACTATTTTCCAGAAACAGCAGGTGCTGAAAAAACGCATTTTTATTTTGATTATCTTAGTATCCTAGAGCCTATAAAAACGGGTGCTATCGAAGAAATAAAGGTTGATAAAACACCGTTGAATAAAAAATATGCAAAGAAATATACTGCAACAGGAAAATTAAATAGGGTAGGGTATATGTCAAAAATAAAAAGATATGCATTGGAAAGAAATCTATATGGGTATGCAAAAAAAATAGATGACAATACAGTAGATATATATCTTGTTGGTGAATCGCAAGAAGAATTAAATGCATTTAAAGATTATGTGAAAAAGGGATCGAAAAAATCTGTAGTAAAAAATATTAAAGAAAAAGATTTGGAACTTTCAAGCAGGCCAAGAAAAACCGGCTTTAAAGTTATCGTATAA
- a CDS encoding acylphosphatase — MKSHEVELLPTLSKKVVKDITGFKLCSYLVALEGWRRGLELKWYKDETSLCKLDRMNSSTHGKFFSLSNGDRMHYFFRSRGDKVANKAVRICQNKEATKSFLEQNNVPIPIGKTLETDEAIIQYANEIGYPVIIKPLNGSMGKGVYTNISHTNELVDILKELRLKYAYREYIVEKHYNGNEYRIYVVGDKVIGATNRIPANIVGDGINSVEKLIEMKNMDRKHNPYLAPKPIKVDYEVEYMLERSGYTLESIPAKDEQVFLREKSNLSSGGDPIEATNQLSEEVKQIAVDALKALPSLPHAGVDIIVDPHDNRKGVVLEINGTAEIGFHLFPLVGKARDIPGAIIDYYFPDTIGKNKSCFYFDYLSLLEPLKKYAVEEIKVISTPMDGMSAKKYTVTGKLNRVGYMNYIKRQALQNDLYGYVKRIDANTVEIYLISDKKEVINSFEKFVRKGSKKSVVEHIEEQELKYSNKPKKTGFIMIT; from the coding sequence ATGAAATCTCACGAAGTAGAACTATTACCTACACTGAGTAAAAAAGTTGTTAAAGATATAACTGGTTTCAAGTTGTGCTCCTATTTAGTAGCCTTAGAGGGCTGGAGAAGAGGATTGGAATTAAAATGGTATAAAGACGAAACAAGCCTTTGTAAACTAGATAGAATGAATAGTAGTACGCATGGGAAATTCTTTTCTTTAAGCAACGGAGATAGAATGCATTATTTCTTTCGATCAAGAGGAGATAAAGTTGCTAATAAAGCAGTAAGAATTTGCCAGAATAAAGAAGCAACAAAATCTTTTCTCGAACAGAATAATGTGCCTATACCTATTGGAAAAACGTTAGAAACGGATGAAGCTATTATCCAGTACGCGAATGAAATAGGATACCCTGTCATTATAAAGCCGTTAAATGGGAGTATGGGGAAGGGTGTCTACACAAATATATCCCATACAAATGAGTTAGTTGATATTCTTAAAGAATTAAGATTAAAATATGCTTATCGTGAGTATATCGTTGAAAAACACTATAATGGTAATGAATATCGAATTTATGTTGTTGGTGACAAGGTAATTGGTGCTACGAATAGAATCCCTGCTAATATCGTTGGTGACGGGATAAACAGTGTAGAAAAATTAATTGAAATGAAAAATATGGATAGAAAACACAATCCTTATTTAGCTCCTAAACCAATAAAAGTGGATTATGAGGTAGAATACATGCTTGAAAGATCTGGTTATACGTTAGAAAGTATCCCAGCAAAGGATGAGCAAGTTTTTCTACGAGAAAAAAGTAACTTATCTTCTGGTGGAGACCCAATTGAAGCAACAAACCAACTTTCGGAAGAAGTGAAGCAAATTGCTGTGGATGCATTAAAAGCACTTCCTTCACTCCCTCATGCTGGAGTCGATATTATCGTTGATCCACATGATAATCGGAAGGGAGTAGTGCTAGAAATAAATGGAACAGCGGAAATTGGCTTTCATTTATTCCCGCTAGTGGGTAAAGCAAGAGATATTCCTGGAGCAATTATCGATTATTATTTTCCTGATACAATCGGAAAAAATAAATCTTGTTTTTATTTTGATTACCTCAGTTTATTAGAACCATTAAAGAAATATGCTGTTGAAGAAATAAAGGTTATTTCAACGCCAATGGATGGGATGTCTGCTAAAAAGTATACTGTAACTGGGAAATTGAATCGAGTAGGGTATATGAATTATATTAAAAGACAAGCTTTACAAAATGATCTTTACGGCTATGTAAAAAGAATAGATGCAAATACAGTGGAAATTTACCTTATCAGTGACAAAAAAGAAGTAATAAACTCTTTTGAAAAATTTGTCAGAAAAGGGTCTAAAAAATCTGTTGTCGAGCATATTGAGGAACAAGAATTGAAATATTCTAATAAACCTAAAAAAACCGGATTTATAATGATTACTTAA
- a CDS encoding CapA family protein codes for MSEMKLVATGDVLLHSRVYDISKKDGKYDFKDKMAPAKKILQSGDLSVVNLESIVAGEELGLISFPEFNNPIELAENLKEFGTDIVTNANNHSLDLGEEGVIKSVENLEKIGLPYVGSHKSKEDHKKFRIFEKNGIKVAILSYTAVTLGKNPPKNKPYLLNRIVGGSTKEVRRDIERLKQEKNPDVVIVAAHFGREYALVPPASQVDIATSLSDAGADIILGHHPHVLQPAQWILNSRGKKSFVIHSLGNFYSGQKGLYRQIGGVLSLNISKDEKGRITIDQPEMDLTYVDASRENNYQMHLLSDYIAKNPYIETVHDTFDSLEVYSELNERLTQWMPEFKLK; via the coding sequence ATGTCAGAAATGAAATTAGTAGCTACTGGAGATGTGTTGTTACACTCCAGAGTTTACGATATAAGTAAAAAAGATGGGAAATATGACTTTAAAGACAAAATGGCACCTGCAAAAAAAATACTCCAATCCGGAGATCTTTCTGTTGTTAATTTAGAATCAATTGTAGCTGGGGAAGAGTTAGGACTAATTTCTTTCCCGGAATTCAATAATCCGATAGAATTAGCGGAAAATTTAAAGGAATTTGGAACAGATATTGTAACAAATGCGAATAACCATAGCCTCGACTTAGGGGAAGAAGGCGTTATTAAATCTGTGGAGAACCTTGAAAAAATTGGCTTACCTTACGTTGGTTCACATAAATCAAAAGAAGATCATAAAAAGTTTCGTATCTTTGAGAAGAATGGAATTAAAGTAGCTATCCTGTCCTATACAGCAGTAACTTTAGGAAAGAACCCTCCAAAAAATAAACCTTATCTTTTAAATCGTATTGTGGGTGGCTCTACGAAGGAAGTTAGGCGTGATATTGAACGTTTAAAACAAGAAAAGAATCCGGATGTGGTCATCGTTGCAGCACACTTCGGAAGAGAATATGCGCTTGTACCGCCAGCTTCTCAAGTAGATATTGCTACTTCTTTATCAGATGCTGGAGCGGATATTATATTAGGACATCATCCGCATGTATTACAACCTGCACAATGGATTTTGAATTCCAGAGGTAAAAAATCTTTTGTCATTCATTCATTAGGAAACTTCTATAGTGGCCAAAAAGGGCTGTATAGACAAATCGGCGGTGTGTTATCTTTAAATATCAGTAAAGATGAAAAAGGAAGAATCACTATCGATCAGCCTGAAATGGACTTAACTTATGTAGATGCCAGCCGTGAAAACAATTATCAAATGCACTTATTAAGTGACTATATAGCTAAAAATCCTTATATAGAAACAGTGCACGATACGTTTGATAGTTTGGAAGTATATAGTGAATTAAACGAAAGATTAACACAGTGGATGCCGGAATTTAAATTAAAATAA
- the tnpC gene encoding IS66 family transposase codes for MTELEKKLMKQIEHLTIQNEKQAKQIEQLINQLTNMNRRLFGTSSEKNSQGQLSFFEEDNNPPFSEAEQPADKAVEIETISYQRKKYQGQRADITRDLPIVVEEHTLPSDSQVCSCCASPLKHLGKREARTELEFIPAHLVKHVHYEHAYECLACKKTGQNHILRQKAPEPALAKSLAGPSVLAYNLYQKLEMSIPYHRQEKEWARYGLKVSRRTLANWAIRSSEEWLEPLYQQMREKLLLEPVLSADETTYQILRRADEKSATADARIWLFRTAEAAKHPIILYHSSETRRFEVAETFLKGFQGLLHCDGYSVYQKLEDVQLQTCWAHVRRKFLETNDSNGQGAVGVHYCDQLFKLERQWKDLSPEERLQQRQLESKPLLKEFWGWLDALVTMKGPLQKAVDYTQKLRDSLQRFLTDGRLFISNNLAERSIRPVTVGRKNWYFSTSVAGAHANTIGYSVIQTAKENGIDPFEYLTVLFTELPQLNIFQDSEQWENYFPWSPYIQAKVKPLSKHIKRA; via the coding sequence TTGACAGAATTGGAAAAGAAGCTGATGAAACAAATCGAACATTTGACAATTCAAAATGAAAAACAAGCAAAACAAATTGAACAGCTGATTAACCAGCTGACCAATATGAATCGTCGACTATTTGGAACATCATCCGAAAAGAATTCTCAAGGTCAACTCTCCTTCTTCGAAGAAGACAATAATCCCCCTTTTAGCGAGGCAGAGCAACCTGCAGACAAAGCCGTTGAAATAGAGACCATCTCTTATCAGCGAAAAAAATATCAAGGGCAGCGGGCCGATATCACAAGAGACTTGCCTATCGTGGTGGAAGAACACACTCTTCCGTCCGATAGCCAGGTCTGTTCGTGCTGTGCCAGCCCATTAAAACATCTTGGGAAGCGAGAAGCTCGAACGGAGTTAGAGTTTATCCCAGCTCATTTAGTAAAACATGTACATTATGAACATGCTTATGAATGCTTAGCCTGTAAGAAAACCGGTCAGAATCACATTCTCCGACAAAAAGCACCGGAACCAGCCTTAGCTAAAAGTTTAGCTGGACCGAGCGTGTTAGCCTATAATCTCTATCAAAAGCTGGAGATGAGTATTCCTTATCATCGTCAGGAAAAAGAATGGGCAAGATATGGGTTGAAGGTTTCCCGGAGAACGTTGGCAAACTGGGCGATTCGAAGTTCCGAAGAATGGCTGGAGCCATTGTACCAACAAATGAGAGAAAAATTACTTCTAGAACCTGTGCTCTCCGCTGATGAAACGACCTATCAAATTTTACGCCGGGCAGACGAAAAGTCAGCTACAGCCGATGCGAGGATATGGTTATTTCGAACAGCGGAAGCTGCCAAACATCCCATTATTCTCTACCATTCTTCCGAGACACGCCGGTTTGAAGTAGCAGAAACCTTTCTCAAAGGATTTCAAGGACTTCTTCATTGTGATGGATATTCCGTCTATCAAAAATTAGAAGATGTGCAACTTCAAACGTGCTGGGCGCATGTTCGGAGAAAGTTTTTAGAGACCAATGATTCAAATGGACAAGGCGCCGTCGGCGTCCATTACTGTGACCAGCTTTTCAAGCTGGAAAGGCAATGGAAAGATTTATCTCCAGAGGAACGCCTGCAGCAACGCCAGCTGGAAAGCAAGCCGTTACTGAAGGAGTTTTGGGGATGGCTGGACGCTCTCGTTACAATGAAAGGTCCTTTACAAAAAGCTGTGGATTATACACAAAAGTTAAGGGATTCCCTTCAACGCTTTTTAACAGACGGACGCCTTTTCATTAGTAATAATCTCGCAGAACGTTCCATTCGGCCTGTCACCGTCGGACGTAAAAACTGGTATTTTTCAACCAGCGTAGCTGGAGCTCATGCGAATACCATTGGATACAGTGTTATCCAAACAGCTAAAGAAAATGGAATTGATCCGTTTGAATACTTAACCGTTTTATTTACGGAACTTCCCCAGCTTAATATTTTTCAAGACTCGGAACAATGGGAAAACTATTTTCCATGGAGTCCTTATATCCAAGCCAAGGTGAAGCCACTTTCAAAACATATAAAACGAGCATAA
- a CDS encoding YheC/YheD family protein, whose protein sequence is MHEIGMMANFNKPTELAKMTALISKSYGIELIYMRPKDINIEEQKVYGKVLVNNEWIEKKTDIPPFIDVVPYCFKKENKKIMDFLRNKTFLSDNRRNVVTKEMLQNTLNNDNYFSHLMIPTHKMKTFKEMYRYLDEYNKIVLKPGKGLRGKGIYIIEKKDKNLFLIGFQKNKWDVDLNNLEAFYDEALKGKNYIVQKYVTSRTPQGDPFDCRVHVEKDGTGKWAIAKIYVRIGIGQSVISNVNQGGGISDPQEFLKANFSDQWKKLYQNLLKLGKEIPAKMEQLRGTHIMSLGLDIGIDKNGKLYLFEVNDGPSTKALISEVAFLRSNYYLYILETQLKIEVEDPIEKLRSSHDEIIELRESIIKKDKQMNDLLNSTSWKAASFMRKAKNIIKTKK, encoded by the coding sequence ATGCATGAAATAGGCATGATGGCTAATTTTAATAAGCCGACAGAATTAGCAAAAATGACTGCATTAATATCAAAATCATATGGTATTGAACTTATCTATATGCGTCCAAAAGATATAAATATAGAAGAACAGAAGGTGTATGGAAAAGTATTGGTAAACAATGAATGGATAGAGAAAAAAACAGACATACCACCTTTTATTGATGTTGTTCCATATTGTTTTAAAAAAGAAAACAAAAAAATAATGGATTTTTTAAGAAATAAGACATTTTTGTCTGATAATAGAAGAAACGTTGTAACAAAAGAGATGTTACAAAATACGTTGAATAATGATAATTACTTTTCCCATCTAATGATACCAACACATAAAATGAAAACTTTTAAGGAAATGTATCGCTACCTGGATGAGTATAATAAAATAGTACTGAAGCCGGGAAAAGGGCTGCGGGGAAAAGGAATTTATATTATTGAAAAAAAGGATAAGAATTTATTTCTTATCGGTTTCCAAAAAAATAAATGGGATGTAGATTTAAATAATTTGGAAGCATTCTATGATGAAGCGTTAAAGGGAAAAAATTATATCGTCCAGAAGTACGTTACTTCAAGAACGCCACAAGGAGACCCCTTTGATTGCAGGGTGCATGTAGAAAAGGATGGCACAGGCAAGTGGGCAATTGCCAAAATTTATGTACGAATTGGAATTGGGCAGTCTGTTATCTCCAATGTAAACCAAGGTGGAGGAATTAGTGACCCACAAGAATTTTTAAAAGCGAATTTTAGTGATCAATGGAAGAAACTATACCAGAATTTATTAAAGCTCGGTAAAGAAATACCTGCTAAAATGGAGCAGCTAAGAGGAACGCATATCATGTCGTTAGGGCTGGATATTGGAATAGATAAAAACGGCAAATTATATTTATTTGAAGTAAATGATGGGCCAAGTACGAAAGCTCTGATATCTGAAGTAGCCTTCTTAAGGAGTAATTACTATTTATATATTTTAGAGACACAATTAAAAATAGAAGTAGAAGATCCAATTGAAAAATTGAGAAGTAGTCATGATGAGATTATAGAGTTAAGGGAAAGCATTATAAAAAAAGATAAACAAATGAACGATTTATTAAATAGTACTTCTTGGAAAGCTGCAAGTTTTATGAGAAAAGCAAAAAATATAATAAAGACAAAAAAGTAA
- the tnpB gene encoding IS66 family insertion sequence element accessory protein TnpB (TnpB, as the term is used for proteins encoded by IS66 family insertion elements, is considered an accessory protein, since TnpC, encoded by a neighboring gene, is a DDE family transposase.), translating to MLVDFSQMKNCYLVCGYTDLRKGIDGLASVITSQFQLDILDESVFLFCGRRTDRFKALWFDGEGFYLLYKRYDQGKLTWPRSQTDVEKLTPKQIEWLFDGFSIYQKQKIQPAKLGVLT from the coding sequence ATGCTCGTTGACTTCTCCCAGATGAAAAATTGTTATTTAGTCTGTGGCTATACAGATCTTCGCAAAGGCATTGATGGTCTGGCTTCCGTAATCACCAGTCAATTTCAATTAGATATTTTAGATGAATCTGTTTTCTTATTCTGCGGGAGAAGAACGGATCGATTTAAAGCTCTCTGGTTTGATGGAGAAGGTTTTTATTTGCTTTATAAGCGATACGATCAGGGAAAGTTAACTTGGCCGCGTTCGCAAACCGACGTTGAAAAACTGACACCAAAACAAATCGAGTGGCTGTTTGACGGTTTTTCCATCTATCAAAAACAAAAAATTCAACCTGCCAAATTAGGTGTCCTCACTTAA
- a CDS encoding CapA family protein, with the protein MKNMSRMKLVAAGDVLLHDRVYNKSLKDGKYDFRDKMAPVKELLQAGDLSIVNLESIVAGEEFGLATYPRFNNPIEIAENLQEFGTDIITNANNHSLDFGEEGVLKSIENLEKIGLPYVGSHKSQTDKNTVRIFERNGIKVGVMAYSTVSNNKDFPKGKRYLLNRIIGGSTIPIRKIIERLKEEKKVDVVVLAVHFGPEYALNPSSSQVNLATSLSDAGADIILGHHPHVLQPAQWILNSRANKSLAIYSLGNLYTGQFGVYRQIGGVLSLDISKDEEGKVAIGEPEIDLTFVDDENNTSFQMHLFRDYIEKNRYIKTDFGKFDSLEIFTELKNRLTQWVPDFKIR; encoded by the coding sequence ATGAAAAATATGTCACGGATGAAATTAGTAGCTGCAGGAGATGTCTTATTACATGATAGAGTATACAATAAAAGCTTAAAAGATGGAAAATATGATTTTCGAGATAAAATGGCTCCAGTGAAAGAATTATTGCAGGCAGGAGATTTGTCTATTGTTAATTTAGAATCGATTGTAGCTGGAGAAGAATTTGGTCTTGCAACTTACCCGAGATTTAATAATCCAATAGAAATCGCAGAAAATTTGCAGGAATTTGGTACCGATATTATAACCAATGCGAATAACCACAGTTTAGATTTCGGGGAAGAAGGCGTGCTGAAGTCCATTGAAAATCTTGAAAAAATAGGTTTGCCTTATGTAGGTTCGCACAAGTCGCAGACAGATAAGAACACAGTTCGCATATTTGAGAGAAATGGAATTAAAGTAGGTGTTATGGCGTATTCTACAGTTTCAAATAATAAGGATTTTCCTAAAGGAAAGAGGTACTTGTTAAATAGAATCATTGGTGGTTCAACTATTCCTATTAGAAAAATAATTGAGAGATTAAAAGAAGAAAAGAAAGTAGATGTAGTTGTACTAGCCGTACATTTTGGACCAGAGTATGCTCTGAACCCATCCTCTTCTCAAGTGAATCTTGCTACGTCTTTATCGGATGCAGGTGCTGATATTATCCTGGGCCACCACCCCCATGTATTACAGCCAGCTCAATGGATACTAAATTCTAGAGCAAACAAATCATTGGCAATTTATTCTCTGGGGAATCTTTATACAGGCCAATTTGGAGTCTACAGACAAATCGGTGGGGTGCTATCTTTGGATATTAGTAAAGATGAAGAAGGAAAAGTTGCAATTGGAGAGCCGGAAATTGATTTAACTTTTGTGGATGACGAGAACAATACTAGTTTTCAAATGCATTTATTTCGAGATTATATTGAAAAAAATCGCTATATAAAAACGGACTTTGGAAAGTTCGATAGTTTAGAGATATTTACCGAGCTCAAAAATAGATTAACACAGTGGGTTCCAGATTTTAAAATCAGGTAA